In one window of Gopherus evgoodei ecotype Sinaloan lineage unplaced genomic scaffold, rGopEvg1_v1.p scaffold_40_arrow_ctg1, whole genome shotgun sequence DNA:
- the CCDC159 gene encoding coiled-coil domain-containing protein 159 isoform X3, giving the protein MGVWRPGWVKPRPPRFGVHVGPWQRGRDPEAMDALKGQVLSTKETTLITVSKEDKNRGNVPSCYLSRASSNAGLSQLETEAFETNGMIQAMLPDSQKILKNELEIIKSQLHAQAKAFEALSHSVSLLEQESSLQQRKIQQLEAPPLLPTEELSRACGPAQGEMFERLVDGKILEVWAAMAKEVEGLQESLLERSDHRMIQRGDSLENLSLEILESKKFLWEELESVQEDQEDDITKNLVSIKKMQENQVKCRKILSQLKGKGPGAERAPESVGGGRDGRPVKEELNDIWSAVNTLRNSMAHRSLRGDGQAAVRVTGRRSRRHRMSISASPPAPATEPALRLCQEESSSDHSSCEGPCP; this is encoded by the exons ATGGGGGTGTGGCGGCCTGGATGGGTCAAACCCCGCCCCCCGCGCTTTGGGGTCCACGTGGGCCCCTGGCAGCGGGGCAGAGACCCGGAGGCGATGGATGCGCTCAAGGGGCAGGTCCTGAGCACCAAG GAGACCACTTTGATCACAGTCTCCAAGGAGGACAAAAATAGGGGCAATGTACCCAGCTGCTACTTATCCAGGGCCAGCAGCAATGCAGGGCTG agccagctggaGACGGAGGCCTTCGAGACAAATG ggatgaTCCAGGCGATGCTCCCAGATTCCCAGAAGATCCTGAAAAACGAGCTGGAGATCATCAAAAGCCAACTCCATGCCCAGGCAAAG GCCTTCGAAGCCCTGAGCCACTCGGTCTCCCTGCTGGAGCAGGAGAGCAGCCTGCAGCAGCGAAAGATCCAGCAGCTGGAAG caccccctcttctccccacagaggAGCTGAGCCGAGCCTGCGGCCCAGCCCAGGGGGAGATGTTCGAGCGGCTGGTGGACGGGAAGATCCTGGAGGTCTGGGCTGCCATGGCCAAGGAGGTGGAAGGGTTGCAGGAGTCTCTGCTGGAGCGCTCCGACCACCGCATGATCCAGCGGGGGGACTCGCTGGAGAACCTGTCCTTGGAGATCCTGGAGAG CAAGAAATTCCTCTGGGAGGAGCTGGAGTCAGTGCAAG AGGATCAGGAGGACGATATAACCAAGAACCTCGTCAGCATAAAGAAAATGCAGGAGAATCAAGTGAAATGCAGGAAG ATCCTGTCGCAGCTGAAGGGCAAAGGGCCGGGCGCAGAGCGGGCCCCGGAGTCCGTGGGCGGAGGCAGAGATGGCAGGCCGGTGAAAGAGGAGCTGAATGATATATG GTCAGCCGTCAACACCCTGCGGAACTCCATGGCCCACCGCAGCCTCCGGGGTGACGGGCAGGCGGCGGTGAGGGTCACAG GCCGTCGGAGCCGTCGGCACCGCATGTCCATCTCGGCCAGCCCGCCGGCCCCGGCCACGGAGCCAGCCCTGCGCCTGTGCCAGGAGGAGAGCAGCTCTGACCACAGCTCCTGCGAGGGCCCCTgcccctag
- the CCDC159 gene encoding coiled-coil domain-containing protein 159 isoform X2 — protein sequence MGVWRPGWVKPRPPRFGVHVGPWQRGRDPEAMDALKGQVLSTKETTLITVSKEDKNRGNVPSCYLSRASSNAGLSQLETEAFETNGMIQAMLPDSQKILKNELEIIKSQLHAQAKAFEALSHSVSLLEQESSLQQRKIQQLEEELSRACGPAQGEMFERLVDGKILEVWAAMAKEVEGLQESLLERSDHRMIQRGDSLENLSLEILESKKFLWEELESVQGEMRRIHQKLKDQEDDITKNLVSIKKMQENQVKCRKILSQLKGKGPGAERAPESVGGGRDGRPVKEELNDIWSAVNTLRNSMAHRSLRGDGQAAVRVTGRRSRRHRMSISASPPAPATEPALRLCQEESSSDHSSCEGPCP from the exons ATGGGGGTGTGGCGGCCTGGATGGGTCAAACCCCGCCCCCCGCGCTTTGGGGTCCACGTGGGCCCCTGGCAGCGGGGCAGAGACCCGGAGGCGATGGATGCGCTCAAGGGGCAGGTCCTGAGCACCAAG GAGACCACTTTGATCACAGTCTCCAAGGAGGACAAAAATAGGGGCAATGTACCCAGCTGCTACTTATCCAGGGCCAGCAGCAATGCAGGGCTG agccagctggaGACGGAGGCCTTCGAGACAAATG ggatgaTCCAGGCGATGCTCCCAGATTCCCAGAAGATCCTGAAAAACGAGCTGGAGATCATCAAAAGCCAACTCCATGCCCAGGCAAAG GCCTTCGAAGCCCTGAGCCACTCGGTCTCCCTGCTGGAGCAGGAGAGCAGCCTGCAGCAGCGAAAGATCCAGCAGCTGGAAG aggAGCTGAGCCGAGCCTGCGGCCCAGCCCAGGGGGAGATGTTCGAGCGGCTGGTGGACGGGAAGATCCTGGAGGTCTGGGCTGCCATGGCCAAGGAGGTGGAAGGGTTGCAGGAGTCTCTGCTGGAGCGCTCCGACCACCGCATGATCCAGCGGGGGGACTCGCTGGAGAACCTGTCCTTGGAGATCCTGGAGAG CAAGAAATTCCTCTGGGAGGAGCTGGAGTCAGTGCAAGGTGAGATGAGGAGGATCCATCAGAAATTGA AGGATCAGGAGGACGATATAACCAAGAACCTCGTCAGCATAAAGAAAATGCAGGAGAATCAAGTGAAATGCAGGAAG ATCCTGTCGCAGCTGAAGGGCAAAGGGCCGGGCGCAGAGCGGGCCCCGGAGTCCGTGGGCGGAGGCAGAGATGGCAGGCCGGTGAAAGAGGAGCTGAATGATATATG GTCAGCCGTCAACACCCTGCGGAACTCCATGGCCCACCGCAGCCTCCGGGGTGACGGGCAGGCGGCGGTGAGGGTCACAG GCCGTCGGAGCCGTCGGCACCGCATGTCCATCTCGGCCAGCCCGCCGGCCCCGGCCACGGAGCCAGCCCTGCGCCTGTGCCAGGAGGAGAGCAGCTCTGACCACAGCTCCTGCGAGGGCCCCTgcccctag
- the CCDC159 gene encoding coiled-coil domain-containing protein 159 isoform X1, with translation MGVWRPGWVKPRPPRFGVHVGPWQRGRDPEAMDALKGQVLSTKETTLITVSKEDKNRGNVPSCYLSRASSNAGLSQLETEAFETNGMIQAMLPDSQKILKNELEIIKSQLHAQAKAFEALSHSVSLLEQESSLQQRKIQQLEAPPLLPTEELSRACGPAQGEMFERLVDGKILEVWAAMAKEVEGLQESLLERSDHRMIQRGDSLENLSLEILESKKFLWEELESVQGEMRRIHQKLKDQEDDITKNLVSIKKMQENQVKCRKILSQLKGKGPGAERAPESVGGGRDGRPVKEELNDIWSAVNTLRNSMAHRSLRGDGQAAVRVTGRRSRRHRMSISASPPAPATEPALRLCQEESSSDHSSCEGPCP, from the exons ATGGGGGTGTGGCGGCCTGGATGGGTCAAACCCCGCCCCCCGCGCTTTGGGGTCCACGTGGGCCCCTGGCAGCGGGGCAGAGACCCGGAGGCGATGGATGCGCTCAAGGGGCAGGTCCTGAGCACCAAG GAGACCACTTTGATCACAGTCTCCAAGGAGGACAAAAATAGGGGCAATGTACCCAGCTGCTACTTATCCAGGGCCAGCAGCAATGCAGGGCTG agccagctggaGACGGAGGCCTTCGAGACAAATG ggatgaTCCAGGCGATGCTCCCAGATTCCCAGAAGATCCTGAAAAACGAGCTGGAGATCATCAAAAGCCAACTCCATGCCCAGGCAAAG GCCTTCGAAGCCCTGAGCCACTCGGTCTCCCTGCTGGAGCAGGAGAGCAGCCTGCAGCAGCGAAAGATCCAGCAGCTGGAAG caccccctcttctccccacagaggAGCTGAGCCGAGCCTGCGGCCCAGCCCAGGGGGAGATGTTCGAGCGGCTGGTGGACGGGAAGATCCTGGAGGTCTGGGCTGCCATGGCCAAGGAGGTGGAAGGGTTGCAGGAGTCTCTGCTGGAGCGCTCCGACCACCGCATGATCCAGCGGGGGGACTCGCTGGAGAACCTGTCCTTGGAGATCCTGGAGAG CAAGAAATTCCTCTGGGAGGAGCTGGAGTCAGTGCAAGGTGAGATGAGGAGGATCCATCAGAAATTGA AGGATCAGGAGGACGATATAACCAAGAACCTCGTCAGCATAAAGAAAATGCAGGAGAATCAAGTGAAATGCAGGAAG ATCCTGTCGCAGCTGAAGGGCAAAGGGCCGGGCGCAGAGCGGGCCCCGGAGTCCGTGGGCGGAGGCAGAGATGGCAGGCCGGTGAAAGAGGAGCTGAATGATATATG GTCAGCCGTCAACACCCTGCGGAACTCCATGGCCCACCGCAGCCTCCGGGGTGACGGGCAGGCGGCGGTGAGGGTCACAG GCCGTCGGAGCCGTCGGCACCGCATGTCCATCTCGGCCAGCCCGCCGGCCCCGGCCACGGAGCCAGCCCTGCGCCTGTGCCAGGAGGAGAGCAGCTCTGACCACAGCTCCTGCGAGGGCCCCTgcccctag
- the TMEM205 gene encoding transmembrane protein 205 isoform X1: MILHQASVHSRPPPHPYLRSPALVLSRSGADGARPPCCSSPGCSAIFTPLSGRFWFVLIRSVSRHTFGLVQSKLFPFYFYTLVACAFLNLSIFAYYHPRELLSAGETLQGSLYFVCLLLASVNALGLSPATTGAMFQLQAIEREHGLGGEVGLAARREAYQQLRERDPKYQAARQTFFKRHGLSSLCNLACLVCNGVNLLCMALHLSSL; encoded by the exons ATGATCCTACACCAGGCTTCTGTCCattcccgcccccctccccacccttatCTCCGCTCGCCAGCCCTGGTGCTCTCCCGCAGCGGCGCTGACGGAGCCCGGCCTCCCTGCTGTTCTAGCCCCGGCTGCTCCGCCATCTTCACCCCCCTCTCGGGTCGGTTTT GGTTTGTGCTGATCCGGAGCGTGAGCCGACACACCTTTGGCCTCGTCCAGAGCAAGCTTTTCCCCTTCTACTTCTACACCCTGGTGGCCTGTGCCTTCCTCAACCTCTCCATCTTCGCCTACTACCACCCCCGAGAGCTGCTGAGCGCTGGGGAAACCCTGCAG GGCTCGCTCTACTTCGTctgcctcctcctggccagcgTTAATGCCCTGGGCTTGTCCCCGGCCACCACAGGGGCCATGTTCCAGTTGCAGGCCATCGAGCGGGAGCATGGCCTCggcggggaggtggggctggcgGCCCGGCGCGAGGCGTACCAGCAGCTGCGGGAGAGGGACCCCAAGTACCAGGCCGCGCGGCAGACGTTCTTCAAACGCCATGGGCTGTCGTCGCTCTGCAACCTCGCCTGCCTCGTCTGCAACGGAGTCAACCTGCTGTGCATGGCGCTGCACCTCAGCAGCCTGTAG
- the TMEM205 gene encoding transmembrane protein 205 isoform X2 — protein MPLEGEPSSLAKVAQLFILSLAWGMQIWVTFISGFVLIRSVSRHTFGLVQSKLFPFYFYTLVACAFLNLSIFAYYHPRELLSAGETLQGSLYFVCLLLASVNALGLSPATTGAMFQLQAIEREHGLGGEVGLAARREAYQQLRERDPKYQAARQTFFKRHGLSSLCNLACLVCNGVNLLCMALHLSSL, from the exons ATGCCGCTGGAAGGGGAGCCCAGCAGCCTGGCTAAAGTCGCTCAGCTCTTCATCCTGTCTCTGGCCTGGGGGATGCAGATATGGGTCACCTTTATCTCAG GGTTTGTGCTGATCCGGAGCGTGAGCCGACACACCTTTGGCCTCGTCCAGAGCAAGCTTTTCCCCTTCTACTTCTACACCCTGGTGGCCTGTGCCTTCCTCAACCTCTCCATCTTCGCCTACTACCACCCCCGAGAGCTGCTGAGCGCTGGGGAAACCCTGCAG GGCTCGCTCTACTTCGTctgcctcctcctggccagcgTTAATGCCCTGGGCTTGTCCCCGGCCACCACAGGGGCCATGTTCCAGTTGCAGGCCATCGAGCGGGAGCATGGCCTCggcggggaggtggggctggcgGCCCGGCGCGAGGCGTACCAGCAGCTGCGGGAGAGGGACCCCAAGTACCAGGCCGCGCGGCAGACGTTCTTCAAACGCCATGGGCTGTCGTCGCTCTGCAACCTCGCCTGCCTCGTCTGCAACGGAGTCAACCTGCTGTGCATGGCGCTGCACCTCAGCAGCCTGTAG